The Solibacillus sp. FSL R7-0682 genome includes a window with the following:
- the purD gene encoding phosphoribosylamine--glycine ligase, protein MNILVIGSGGREHAIAKQFNNAPSVQKVFVAPGNDGMKNDAEIVEIDALDFTKLADFAKGNNVALTFVGPEQPLAEGIVDYFNEQGLVIFGPSKAAAQIEGSKSYAKELMNKYGIPTAAHETFTEANKAVAYIKEQGAPIVIKADGLAAGKGVIVAMTEQEAIEAVEDMIGNQRFGDSSSRVVVEEFLDGEEFSFMSFVHKGQIYPMVIAQDHKRAYDGDKGPNTGGMGAYSPVPQISEEVVKVAYDTIVVPTVQAMEKECVSFTGILYAGLILTTKGPKVIEFNARFGDPETQVVLPRMASDFGEFMLALMNEKPFDLQWKEQAMLGVVVAAEGYPGDVEKGNVLPNLTDITLPVFHAGTKLVGDAFVGNGGRVLLVAAEASTLKEAQEKVYEELAKKQWDNFFYRKDIGWRTFK, encoded by the coding sequence ATGAATATTCTTGTAATTGGTAGTGGTGGTCGTGAGCATGCGATCGCAAAACAATTTAACAATGCACCGTCTGTACAAAAGGTTTTCGTCGCACCAGGTAATGACGGCATGAAAAACGATGCTGAAATCGTTGAAATCGACGCATTAGACTTCACAAAATTAGCGGACTTTGCTAAGGGAAATAATGTTGCACTAACTTTTGTAGGTCCTGAGCAACCGTTAGCAGAAGGAATTGTCGATTATTTCAACGAGCAAGGCTTAGTAATCTTTGGACCATCAAAAGCAGCAGCACAAATTGAGGGCTCAAAATCGTACGCAAAAGAGCTGATGAATAAATACGGTATTCCAACAGCTGCTCATGAAACATTTACAGAAGCAAACAAAGCGGTAGCTTACATTAAAGAACAAGGTGCACCAATCGTTATTAAGGCGGATGGGCTTGCAGCTGGTAAAGGTGTAATTGTTGCAATGACAGAACAAGAAGCAATTGAAGCGGTAGAGGATATGATCGGCAACCAACGCTTTGGTGACTCTTCCTCTCGTGTTGTTGTTGAAGAGTTCCTTGATGGCGAGGAGTTCAGCTTTATGTCATTTGTTCACAAAGGGCAAATTTATCCGATGGTGATCGCACAAGATCATAAGCGTGCGTATGATGGTGATAAAGGTCCGAATACCGGAGGAATGGGTGCTTACTCTCCAGTGCCACAAATTTCCGAAGAGGTAGTGAAAGTAGCTTACGATACAATCGTTGTACCCACTGTACAGGCAATGGAAAAAGAATGCGTATCGTTCACTGGAATCTTATATGCGGGTTTAATATTAACGACGAAAGGTCCAAAAGTTATTGAATTTAATGCCCGTTTTGGCGACCCTGAAACACAAGTTGTCCTGCCACGTATGGCATCAGACTTCGGTGAATTCATGCTTGCATTAATGAACGAAAAGCCGTTTGATTTACAATGGAAGGAACAAGCGATGCTAGGTGTTGTAGTCGCAGCTGAAGGCTACCCAGGAGATGTTGAAAAGGGCAATGTATTACCTAATTTAACTGATATAACGCTACCAGTATTCCATGCAGGAACAAAGCTTGTTGGAGATGCGTTTGTAGGTAATGGTGGACGCGTACTATTAGTAGCAGCCGAAGCATCTACATTAAAAGAAGCGCAGGAAAAAGTATACGAAGAGCTAGCAAAAAAACAATGGGACAACTTCTTCTATCGTAAAGATATCGGATGGCGTACGTTTAAATAA
- a CDS encoding exosporium glycoprotein BclB-related protein: MCNCMNSGYSGWSGHVTPCGNQCFSLGPFRATSTVCPPRNTGSIIPFSSGIVPAVLVTLATGLVGTVSAVGFGTSVPGITLVGNTLNLPLVNGTTEAFTVPRTGNITAISATFTETLGVTVVGNATIRAQVYRAPAGSNTFTATGAAVNLTPAVTGVVSVGTVYQGTATANVPVSAGDRLVMVFSVSGTGITAITTLTGAASAGITIS; this comes from the coding sequence ATGTGTAATTGTATGAATAGTGGATATAGTGGTTGGTCTGGTCATGTTACTCCATGCGGGAACCAATGTTTTTCATTAGGACCATTTAGAGCAACTAGCACAGTATGTCCTCCAAGAAATACAGGTTCCATCATCCCGTTTTCTTCAGGGATTGTCCCTGCTGTATTAGTAACACTTGCCACTGGTTTAGTTGGTACAGTAAGTGCAGTTGGCTTTGGTACTTCTGTTCCCGGTATTACGCTAGTAGGAAATACACTCAACTTACCATTAGTGAATGGAACAACAGAAGCCTTCACTGTTCCACGCACAGGTAATATTACAGCGATTTCTGCAACATTTACAGAAACACTTGGGGTGACGGTTGTAGGTAACGCTACTATTAGAGCACAAGTTTACCGTGCCCCTGCAGGAAGTAATACATTTACTGCTACAGGAGCTGCAGTAAATTTAACACCAGCAGTTACAGGCGTTGTATCTGTAGGTACAGTATACCAAGGTACAGCAACTGCTAATGTCCCAGTATCAGCGGGCGATCGTCTAGTAATGGTATTTTCTGTTTCAGGAACAGGTATTACTGCAATCACAACGCTTACTGGTGCAGCAAGTGCAGGTATCACAATTTCTTAA
- a CDS encoding adenine deaminase C-terminal domain-containing protein, which translates to MPEIKWKINHIRKQVSIIDGKAAPNLVLQNAKYLHSMLKQWITGNIWILNERIVYVGKEMPINLEGTEVIDMNGKVIVPGYIEPHVHPFQLYNPYSFADFCAQSGTTTFISDNMTFVSMFENKKAFSFLDELSKLPFTFYWWARFDSQTELENEGELYSNASVCEWLDRHDVLLGGELTGWPRLMRGDDQMLYWIQAAKHKGKKIEGHLPGASEKTLAKMRLFGIDGDHESMTIEDIEARILHGYAVTLRHSSIRPDLPQLLKDVVERGHAIFDHLMMTTDGSTPGFHQDGVIDKCIRAALDVGVSPIDAYNMASYNVARYYNMTNLHGLIATGRYANLNVLTDENSPTPEAVLSKGVWLKRDNEDQHALPKTDLSIFKTMELNFDLKESDFQFSMPIGIEMVNDVITKPYSIKNQGYNNQLSTNHDESYLILIDRNGAWRINTMIKGFATHVKGFASSYSNTGDIILIGKTKKDMVHAFNELKKMHGGIVLVEDGEVVSSIPLTLAGSLYDGPVEELIPLELKLKADLKSRGYHHTDAIYTLLFLQSTHLPYIRITTRGIFDVMKNTVMLPAVMR; encoded by the coding sequence ATGCCAGAAATTAAATGGAAAATAAATCATATTCGTAAACAAGTAAGTATAATTGATGGTAAGGCAGCTCCTAATTTGGTGCTACAAAATGCAAAGTATCTACATAGCATGTTGAAGCAATGGATAACAGGAAACATTTGGATTTTAAATGAGCGTATTGTTTACGTAGGAAAAGAAATGCCTATTAATCTAGAAGGTACTGAAGTAATAGATATGAATGGAAAGGTAATTGTACCGGGCTACATTGAACCACATGTACATCCATTCCAATTATACAATCCATATAGTTTTGCGGACTTTTGCGCACAGTCGGGTACGACAACGTTTATTTCCGATAATATGACGTTTGTTTCTATGTTTGAAAATAAGAAAGCGTTTTCTTTCTTAGATGAATTAAGTAAATTGCCCTTCACATTTTATTGGTGGGCTCGCTTTGATTCGCAAACAGAGCTAGAAAATGAAGGTGAACTTTACTCAAATGCATCCGTTTGTGAATGGTTAGATCGTCATGATGTCCTTTTAGGTGGCGAACTAACGGGCTGGCCACGTTTAATGCGCGGGGATGATCAAATGCTCTATTGGATTCAAGCGGCGAAGCATAAAGGAAAGAAAATAGAAGGACATTTACCGGGAGCATCTGAGAAAACATTGGCGAAGATGCGCTTATTTGGTATTGATGGTGATCATGAATCGATGACGATTGAAGATATTGAAGCGCGAATTTTACATGGTTATGCAGTGACCTTACGCCATTCTTCCATCCGACCAGATTTACCACAGTTATTAAAAGATGTTGTTGAACGCGGTCATGCAATCTTTGATCATTTAATGATGACGACGGATGGTTCAACACCGGGTTTCCATCAGGATGGTGTAATCGATAAATGTATTCGTGCTGCTCTCGATGTCGGTGTTTCTCCGATTGATGCTTATAATATGGCGTCATACAATGTGGCGCGTTATTACAATATGACAAATTTACACGGCTTAATTGCAACAGGACGTTATGCAAATTTAAATGTTCTTACTGATGAAAACTCTCCAACACCAGAGGCTGTGCTTTCAAAAGGTGTTTGGCTGAAACGTGATAATGAAGACCAGCATGCATTACCTAAAACAGATTTATCGATATTTAAAACTATGGAGCTTAATTTTGACTTGAAGGAATCAGATTTCCAATTTTCTATGCCGATTGGTATAGAAATGGTTAATGACGTTATTACTAAGCCATATAGCATAAAAAATCAAGGGTACAACAATCAGCTTTCTACAAATCATGACGAGAGCTATTTAATATTAATCGATCGAAACGGTGCATGGCGTATTAATACAATGATTAAAGGCTTTGCGACTCATGTAAAAGGCTTTGCTTCTTCATATTCGAATACCGGAGATATTATTTTAATTGGTAAAACAAAGAAAGATATGGTGCATGCATTTAACGAGTTAAAGAAAATGCATGGCGGTATTGTATTAGTGGAAGATGGGGAAGTAGTTTCTTCAATCCCATTAACATTAGCGGGTTCGCTTTATGATGGACCAGTCGAAGAATTAATTCCACTAGAGTTAAAGTTAAAGGCCGATTTAAAATCACGTGGCTATCACCACACAGATGCAATTTATACACTATTATTTTTACAATCTACACATTTACCATATATCCGTATTACGACGAGAGGTATTTTTGATGTAATGAAAAATACAGTAATGTTACCTGCTGTAATGCGCTAA
- a CDS encoding DUF3048 domain-containing protein: MKKGIFTAAILGAAILSGCTDKEQVDEVQADVQDEQEAMVVEDTEEEKELPFVTPFTGERVEEEITARPVLVTINNHPLARPQSGLAEADVVYEMLAEGDVTRFLALYQSEIPESIGPIRSARDYFIDIAKGLDAFYIAHGYSPDAKSLLDKRVVEHMNGMQYDGIYFKRSSERKAPHNSYTTGENIALGAEKVGASLLYQKKVSYPFYDAEDSVKIGVQANEVAIQYSNGGKFNSHYLYDAEKNRYTRFSANVQTEDYVTKQPIELSNVLFFEMPHRVIDNEGRRDITIVGGGNAYVFQAGMMREVKWENADGMLIAIEEDGSEVKLVPGKTWVHLVPTAPGLATSVTYLE; the protein is encoded by the coding sequence ATGAAGAAGGGGATATTTACTGCTGCTATATTGGGAGCAGCGATCCTTTCAGGTTGTACAGACAAAGAACAAGTAGATGAAGTACAGGCTGATGTACAAGACGAGCAAGAAGCAATGGTCGTAGAAGACACAGAAGAAGAAAAAGAGTTACCATTTGTCACACCGTTTACAGGGGAGCGTGTTGAAGAGGAAATTACGGCACGCCCCGTTTTAGTAACTATTAACAACCACCCATTAGCCCGCCCACAATCTGGGCTTGCCGAAGCAGATGTTGTTTATGAAATGCTTGCAGAAGGTGATGTTACACGTTTTTTAGCACTGTACCAATCTGAAATACCTGAATCAATTGGACCGATACGAAGTGCTCGGGACTATTTTATTGACATTGCAAAAGGGTTGGATGCCTTTTATATTGCACACGGTTATAGCCCCGATGCTAAATCATTACTTGATAAACGAGTTGTAGAGCATATGAATGGTATGCAGTATGACGGAATTTACTTCAAGCGCTCTTCCGAACGAAAGGCGCCACATAATTCCTATACGACTGGAGAAAACATTGCTCTAGGAGCAGAAAAAGTAGGAGCTTCGTTACTTTATCAGAAAAAAGTTTCTTATCCATTTTATGATGCCGAAGATAGTGTTAAAATAGGTGTACAGGCTAATGAAGTTGCAATTCAATATAGTAATGGTGGCAAATTTAATAGTCATTACTTGTATGATGCTGAAAAAAATCGCTATACAAGGTTTTCGGCAAATGTACAAACAGAAGATTATGTAACAAAACAGCCAATCGAGTTATCGAATGTATTATTTTTTGAAATGCCTCATCGTGTAATTGATAATGAAGGTAGACGTGATATTACAATTGTTGGCGGCGGAAATGCTTATGTATTCCAAGCAGGAATGATGCGAGAAGTAAAATGGGAAAATGCAGATGGGATGCTAATTGCCATTGAAGAAGACGGGTCAGAAGTGAAGTTAGTTCCAGGTAAGACTTGGGTTCATCTAGTTCCAACAGCGCCAGGATTAGCAACATCTGTTACATATCTAGAGTAG
- a CDS encoding YerC/YecD family TrpR-related protein, whose product MQIEKIRGHQTEQLFKAVLELKDIEECYKFFDDLCTISEIQSLAQRFEVAHLLRLKKTYESIKKETGASTATISRVRRCFDYGNDTYDEMLGRLYPDEKPFTSK is encoded by the coding sequence ATGCAAATTGAAAAGATTCGCGGTCATCAAACGGAACAGTTATTTAAAGCGGTCCTAGAGTTAAAAGATATTGAGGAATGCTATAAATTTTTTGATGATTTATGCACAATTAGTGAAATCCAATCATTAGCACAGCGTTTTGAAGTGGCGCATTTATTACGTTTAAAGAAAACGTATGAATCGATTAAAAAGGAAACTGGTGCATCAACAGCTACAATTTCGCGTGTTCGCCGTTGCTTCGATTACGGTAACGATACGTATGATGAGATGTTAGGTCGTCTTTATCCAGATGAAAAACCATTTACATCAAAGTAA
- a CDS encoding heptaprenylglyceryl phosphate synthase, with the protein MDFLNWRHVFKLDPAKEISDEALEQICESGTDVILVGGTDDVTLDGVLDLLVRVRRYSVPIALEISNLESITPGYDYYFIPSVLNSTDTKWVKDLHHEAIKEFGDVLIWEELVAEGYCILNPDCKVAQVTDAKTDLTEDDVVAYARMSENFFKLPIFYLEYSGMYGDVEIVKAAADVLNETKLFYGGGITSVQQASEMAAYADTIIVGNIIYEDLKAALKTVQAVKNIEK; encoded by the coding sequence ATGGATTTTTTAAACTGGCGACATGTTTTTAAGCTAGACCCTGCAAAAGAGATTTCAGATGAGGCATTAGAGCAAATTTGCGAATCTGGTACGGATGTTATTCTAGTAGGCGGTACAGATGATGTAACATTAGATGGCGTATTAGATTTACTAGTACGTGTACGCCGTTATTCTGTACCGATTGCGCTTGAAATTTCTAATTTAGAAAGTATTACCCCAGGCTATGATTATTATTTCATTCCTTCCGTTTTGAATAGTACTGATACGAAATGGGTGAAGGACTTACATCATGAGGCAATAAAAGAATTTGGAGATGTACTCATTTGGGAAGAACTTGTTGCAGAAGGCTATTGCATTCTAAATCCAGATTGTAAAGTTGCACAAGTAACTGATGCCAAAACAGATTTAACAGAGGATGATGTAGTCGCTTATGCGCGCATGTCAGAAAACTTCTTTAAGCTTCCAATTTTTTATTTAGAATACAGCGGTATGTATGGAGATGTGGAAATAGTCAAGGCAGCAGCAGACGTATTAAATGAAACAAAGCTATTTTACGGTGGTGGTATTACTTCAGTACAACAGGCTTCAGAAATGGCTGCCTATGCAGATACAATTATTGTAGGAAACATAATTTATGAGGATTTAAAAGCTGCTTTAAAAACGGTACAAGCAGTGAAAAATATAGAGAAGTAA
- the pcrA gene encoding DNA helicase PcrA, with the protein MEHIAKNLLAGMNPQQAEAVKTTEGPLLIMAGAGSGKTRVLTHRIAYLVVEREVYPSKILAITFTNKAAREMRERIDGILGNGTTESMWVSTFHSMCVRILRRNIDRIGYSKSFSILDSSDQLTVIKNILKQDNIDPKKYDPRAILNTISSAKNECITSGQFEASMNPHNPFEKIVAQVYKGYQKRLKQNQSLDFDDLIMMTIHLFKEAPDVLEFYQNKFQYIHVDEYQDTNKTQYLLVQMLAKKFRNICVVGDSDQSIYRWRGADITNILSFEKDYKDAKVIMLEQNYRSTKRILQAANSVIENNKNRYKKVLRTDNAEGEKIQLYKAGNEQDEAQYVVKTIQKLMKEDHFKLDDFAILYRTNAQSRVMEDVLVKSNMNYQIVGGTKFYDRKEIKDLLAYLRLIANNDDDLSLARIINEPKRSIGATSFDKMMAYAIEQDRSIFDAMGELVFMGLTGKAAASAEKFYQMIRSLSERQHELSVTELVEEVLEQSGYRQMLKSEKSIEAESRLENIEEFLTVTQAFEARSEDQSLVAFLTDLALIADIDSLDEEEKAKGSIILMTMHAAKGLEFPVVFILGLEENIFPHSRSLESEDEMAEERRLMYVGATRAEQRLYLTCAGSRTIFGRTGYNAPSRFLREIDETVVEQVSKANTSSYNDSSLPFSSNRYDRVQKRSLGTVQAPSSQTSRLASTGGDKFDWKVGDKASHGKWGVGMVVSVKGEGDSMELDIAFPAPTGIKRLLAKFAPITKA; encoded by the coding sequence ATGGAGCACATAGCAAAAAATTTACTAGCGGGTATGAATCCGCAGCAAGCTGAAGCTGTAAAGACTACAGAAGGCCCGCTATTAATAATGGCAGGTGCAGGGTCAGGAAAGACACGTGTTTTAACACACCGTATCGCGTATTTAGTTGTTGAGCGAGAGGTATATCCATCGAAAATTTTAGCAATTACGTTTACGAATAAAGCGGCAAGAGAAATGCGTGAACGTATTGACGGTATTTTAGGAAATGGTACGACAGAAAGTATGTGGGTTTCTACATTTCACTCGATGTGCGTACGTATTTTGCGCCGTAATATTGACCGAATTGGATATTCAAAAAGCTTTTCAATTTTAGATAGCTCAGATCAGCTTACGGTGATTAAAAATATATTAAAACAAGACAATATTGATCCCAAAAAGTATGATCCTCGTGCGATTTTAAATACGATTAGTTCGGCAAAAAATGAATGTATTACTTCAGGGCAATTTGAAGCAAGTATGAATCCACATAATCCTTTTGAAAAGATTGTTGCACAGGTGTATAAAGGTTATCAAAAGCGTTTAAAGCAAAATCAAAGCCTTGATTTTGATGACCTTATTATGATGACAATTCATTTATTTAAAGAGGCACCAGACGTGCTAGAATTTTACCAAAATAAGTTTCAATATATCCATGTGGATGAATATCAGGATACGAATAAAACCCAATATTTATTAGTTCAAATGTTGGCAAAAAAATTCCGTAATATTTGTGTTGTAGGAGACTCAGACCAGTCGATTTATCGTTGGCGAGGCGCAGATATTACAAATATTTTATCCTTTGAAAAGGATTATAAAGATGCCAAAGTGATTATGCTTGAACAAAACTATCGTTCAACAAAACGAATTTTACAAGCGGCGAACAGTGTCATCGAAAATAATAAAAATCGCTACAAGAAGGTACTACGCACAGATAATGCAGAAGGGGAAAAAATCCAGCTGTATAAGGCGGGCAATGAGCAGGATGAAGCGCAATATGTCGTAAAAACGATTCAGAAGCTAATGAAGGAAGATCATTTTAAGCTAGATGATTTTGCTATTCTTTACCGTACGAATGCACAGTCTCGTGTGATGGAGGATGTACTCGTTAAGTCAAATATGAACTACCAAATTGTTGGCGGTACGAAGTTCTATGACCGTAAAGAAATTAAAGATTTACTCGCTTATCTACGTTTAATTGCAAATAATGATGATGACTTATCGTTAGCACGTATTATTAATGAGCCGAAGCGTTCGATTGGTGCAACTTCGTTTGATAAAATGATGGCCTATGCAATTGAGCAGGATCGTTCAATTTTTGATGCGATGGGAGAGCTTGTTTTCATGGGCTTAACAGGAAAGGCTGCGGCATCAGCAGAGAAATTTTATCAAATGATTCGTTCATTAAGTGAGCGTCAGCATGAATTGTCAGTGACAGAGCTTGTAGAAGAAGTGCTTGAGCAATCGGGCTACCGTCAAATGTTGAAAAGCGAAAAATCAATTGAAGCAGAAAGTCGTTTAGAAAACATCGAGGAATTTTTAACTGTTACACAAGCGTTTGAAGCGCGAAGTGAAGATCAATCATTAGTGGCATTTTTAACAGATTTAGCGTTAATTGCTGACATTGATTCCTTAGACGAAGAGGAAAAAGCGAAGGGCTCGATTATTTTAATGACAATGCATGCAGCAAAAGGGCTTGAATTTCCTGTTGTTTTCATTCTTGGCCTTGAGGAAAATATTTTCCCACATTCTCGTTCACTAGAAAGTGAAGATGAAATGGCAGAAGAGCGCAGATTGATGTACGTCGGTGCGACTCGAGCAGAGCAACGACTGTATTTAACTTGTGCGGGTTCTCGTACGATTTTTGGACGCACAGGTTATAATGCACCATCGCGTTTTTTACGTGAGATTGATGAGACAGTTGTCGAGCAAGTTTCAAAGGCCAATACAAGTTCATACAATGATTCGTCACTACCATTTTCGTCGAATCGCTATGACCGTGTACAAAAGCGTTCGCTTGGTACAGTACAAGCGCCGTCTTCCCAAACATCCCGTTTAGCTTCTACAGGAGGCGACAAGTTTGATTGGAAGGTTGGTGACAAAGCATCTCATGGTAAATGGGGTGTTGGTATGGTCGTTAGTGTGAAAGGTGAAGGCGATAGCATGGAGCTTGATATTGCATTCCCGGCTCCAACAGGAATTAAACGATTATTAGCGAAGTTCGCCCCGATCACAAAAGCTTAG
- the ligA gene encoding NAD-dependent DNA ligase LigA: MNEIEQRIAELNKLLHEYGYAYYVQDNPLVEDSVYDQLLQELIALEEANPQFIYADSPTQRVGGAVLEGFQKVTHQTAMLSLSNAFNEDDLRDFDRKIKQAIGDNYSYVCELKIDGLAISLRYENGVFVQGATRGDGTVGEDITMNLKTIRAIPLRLKQPITMEVRGEAYMPKKSFEQLNARREENGEELFANPRNAAAGSLRQLDPKIAASRNLSTFIYSIGGDGEAYGVDGHWEMLKYLEELGFPSNKEREYCETIDDVLAFIEKWTEARPNLAYEIDGIVIKVNSYAQQDELGFTAKSPRWAIAYKFPAEEVVTKLLDIELTVGRTGVITPTAILTPVLVAGTTVSRASLHNEDLIREKDIRLGDTVIVRKAGDIIPQIVGVLIEQRPEDAVPYHMPTHCPACHEEVVRIENDVALRCVNPLCPAQIAEGVKHFVSRNAMNIDGLGEKVVEQLLREAYIEDVAGLYGLTVEMLIKLERMGEKSATNLVEALAKSKDNSLEKLLFGLGIRHVGEKAAKILAEHFETMDAIMLATEEQLKEIHEIGDKMAQSIVAYFANEQSQQLISRLKEFGINMTYKGKKVIVEAGTNPFAGKTIVLTGKLQQLTRNEAKAKIEQLGGTVAGSVSKKTDLVIVGEDAGSKLEKAQSLGIEIWDELRLIEQLL, translated from the coding sequence ATGAATGAAATTGAACAAAGAATTGCGGAGTTAAATAAGCTACTTCATGAGTATGGTTATGCGTATTATGTGCAAGACAATCCATTAGTAGAAGATAGTGTTTATGATCAGCTATTACAGGAGTTAATCGCGCTAGAAGAAGCGAATCCGCAATTTATTTATGCTGATTCTCCTACGCAGCGTGTCGGTGGTGCAGTATTAGAAGGGTTCCAAAAGGTTACCCATCAAACAGCGATGCTAAGCTTATCGAATGCTTTTAATGAAGATGACTTACGAGATTTTGACCGTAAAATTAAGCAAGCGATCGGTGACAACTATTCGTACGTTTGCGAGCTAAAAATTGACGGGCTAGCAATTTCGTTACGCTATGAGAACGGCGTATTCGTACAAGGCGCAACACGTGGGGATGGAACAGTTGGCGAGGACATTACGATGAACTTAAAAACGATTCGTGCAATCCCGCTTCGCTTAAAGCAACCGATTACGATGGAAGTACGTGGTGAGGCGTACATGCCGAAAAAATCCTTTGAGCAATTAAATGCACGCCGTGAAGAAAATGGTGAAGAGCTATTTGCCAATCCACGTAATGCTGCAGCGGGATCACTACGTCAGCTCGATCCAAAAATTGCAGCTAGCCGTAATTTATCTACATTTATTTATTCTATTGGTGGTGACGGTGAAGCATACGGTGTGGATGGGCACTGGGAAATGTTAAAATATTTAGAGGAGTTAGGCTTCCCTTCAAATAAAGAACGTGAATATTGCGAAACAATTGACGACGTTTTGGCGTTTATAGAAAAGTGGACAGAAGCACGCCCAAATTTAGCTTATGAAATTGACGGCATCGTGATTAAAGTAAATAGCTATGCGCAACAAGATGAGCTAGGCTTTACAGCGAAATCACCGCGCTGGGCCATCGCTTACAAATTTCCAGCAGAAGAGGTTGTCACAAAGCTTCTTGATATAGAGCTAACTGTAGGACGAACAGGGGTTATTACACCAACTGCGATTTTAACACCAGTGCTAGTTGCAGGCACAACTGTAAGCCGTGCATCCCTTCATAACGAGGATTTAATTCGTGAAAAGGATATTCGACTTGGTGATACCGTAATCGTACGCAAAGCAGGGGATATCATCCCACAAATTGTTGGCGTCTTAATCGAACAACGCCCAGAAGATGCAGTTCCATATCATATGCCAACACATTGTCCTGCTTGTCATGAAGAAGTTGTACGTATCGAAAATGACGTTGCATTACGCTGTGTAAACCCTCTTTGCCCAGCTCAAATCGCTGAGGGAGTAAAGCACTTTGTTTCTCGTAATGCGATGAATATTGATGGGCTTGGCGAAAAGGTTGTTGAGCAGCTTCTTCGCGAGGCGTATATTGAAGATGTTGCGGGACTATATGGATTAACAGTTGAAATGCTTATAAAGCTTGAGCGTATGGGTGAAAAATCGGCAACAAATCTAGTAGAGGCACTTGCTAAATCAAAGGATAATTCATTAGAAAAGTTATTATTTGGTTTAGGAATTCGCCATGTAGGTGAAAAGGCTGCAAAAATTTTAGCGGAGCATTTTGAAACGATGGATGCAATAATGCTCGCAACAGAAGAACAGTTAAAAGAAATTCACGAAATTGGCGATAAAATGGCCCAATCAATTGTTGCCTATTTTGCCAATGAACAAAGTCAGCAATTAATCTCGCGCTTAAAAGAGTTCGGAATTAATATGACGTATAAAGGCAAAAAAGTAATAGTTGAAGCTGGTACAAATCCGTTTGCCGGAAAAACAATTGTTCTAACAGGAAAATTACAACAATTGACACGCAATGAAGCAAAGGCGAAAATAGAACAGTTAGGTGGAACGGTAGCAGGTAGTGTAAGTAAAAAGACAGACCTTGTCATCGTAGGTGAGGATGCCGGATCGAAGCTTGAAAAAGCGCAAAGCTTAGGAATTGAAATTTGGGATGAACTACGCCTAATCGAACAATTATTATAG